The nucleotide sequence TGTGCCGCCTACGGAGTTTAGGAAAAGAAGGTCTCGAGGATGCGGTCGAGCTCTCGTTCCAAAAACTCCGGCGGCATGTGTCCGCGCGTGAAGTAGTAAAAGCTGTCAAAGCTCCACTTGAGCGTTTTGGCAAAGGGGCCGTTGTAGAGGACGTCCCGCGTTCCGCCGTAGAGGACGTCCGAGAGGATCACGCTCGCCTCGTGCCCGCCGCGGTTCATGATGCAAAACACTTCCGGCCGATACGGAGGAACTTCGCCCGTGCGGAAGATCTCGCGGATGAGGGAGGCGGCGGCGATTTTGCCCTGCATCACGGCGAGGTGGCCGAGCTTGGGGATCGCGCGGACGTTCACGTCGCCCACGGCGTATACGTTCCGGTAGACGGGATGGCGCATCTCGAGGTCCGTGTACACGAACCCGAGATCGTCGCCCAAACCCGCTTCCCGGAGAAACGCATGTCCCTTGTACGGAGGAATCACGATGGCCAAGTCCGCGGGAAGTTCTTCGCCGTCGGCGAAGCGCACCTTCCTCGCCTCAAGGGTTTGGAGGACCTTGTTCAACCGGACGCGAATCCCTCGCTCTTCGACCAAGGGCGCAAACTTCTCGTGGACGCGGGGACCCACGTCGGCAAAGAACGGATCGCCCGGCGTAAACACGTCGATCTCGCTGCGCTCCCGGATACCCCGTCGGCGGAGTTCGGCGTCGACCATGAACATCGCCTCGCCGATCGGACCTTCGCAGGGAACGTCCAACACGGGAACGTCCGCGTAGCGCGGAAAGCGAGTTGGCGCTGCGCCGATCACCACGCGGCCGCCCGGAAACCTGCGGATCGCCTCGTACAGCCGCGGCGCCTCCGCATCGTCGCAGAGGGAATACCCGTGCGCGCGAAATCCCGGAATGGCGTCGTAGTCTTTGATCGCCCCCGGAGCAAGGACGAGGTAGTCGTAGGGGAGTTCCGTGCCGTCCTGCAAAACGAGGCGGTTCTTCGCGGGCTCAACCTGGGCCACTTGACCACGGACGAACGTCCCTCCGTGGTGCTCCACCAAAGGGCGCAGGGGGATGCGCACGCGTTCCACCGGGTGACCGGCAAAGGCGACTTCCGGAAGTTCGGGCCGCATCACGCTCGTGTCTCGGGCCTCCACGA is from Brockia lithotrophica and encodes:
- a CDS encoding NAD(P)/FAD-dependent oxidoreductase, which gives rise to MSGKTRVVLVGGGFAGHAVFYGLRPYVDRLDLVLVEARDTSVMRPELPEVAFAGHPVERVRIPLRPLVEHHGGTFVRGQVAQVEPAKNRLVLQDGTELPYDYLVLAPGAIKDYDAIPGFRAHGYSLCDDAEAPRLYEAIRRFPGGRVVIGAAPTRFPRYADVPVLDVPCEGPIGEAMFMVDAELRRRGIRERSEIDVFTPGDPFFADVGPRVHEKFAPLVEERGIRVRLNKVLQTLEARKVRFADGEELPADLAIVIPPYKGHAFLREAGLGDDLGFVYTDLEMRHPVYRNVYAVGDVNVRAIPKLGHLAVMQGKIAAASLIREIFRTGEVPPYRPEVFCIMNRGGHEASVILSDVLYGGTRDVLYNGPFAKTLKWSFDSFYYFTRGHMPPEFLERELDRILETFFS